Genomic DNA from Pelosinus sp. UFO1:
GATTTATATGTACGATATTTGTATTATTGGTGCTGGTACCGTAGGTGCTAATATAGCACGAGAATTAGCAAAATATAAGGTGCGTGTATGTCTTTTAGAAAAAGAAGAAGATGTAAGCTGCGGAGCATCCAAAGCAAATAGTGGTATTGTTCATGGTGGATATTCTGATGAACCAGGCACAGTAAAGGCTGAGTTATGTGTCAAGGGAAATAGAATGTACGACCAATTAAATAAAGAGCTACATTTTGGTTATAGAGAAACTGGATCCATGGTATTAGGTTTTCGTGATGAGGATACGAAAACATTAGAAAAGCTGTATCAATATGGCATCCAAAATGGAGTTGGAGGACTTTCTATCATAGATGGCGATAAGGTTAGAGAGATGGAACCTTATGTAAGTAAAGATGTAAAAGCGGCACTTTATTGCGCCAATGCAGGGGTAACTTCTCCTTACGAGTTTGTGGTAGCCTTAGTGGAAAATGCAGTAACCAATGGGGTAGAATTAAAATTAAATACAGAAGTCACTGGTATAGAAAAAAGAGACGACTATTTTATCGTGTCCACCAATAAGGGAAAAATACAGGCAAGTTATGTAATTAATGCAGCGGGTGTATACAGCGATAAAATAGCAAGCATGGTAGGAATCGATGATTTTAAAATTACACCTCGGAGAGGTCAATATGTTCTGCTTGATAAAGAAGAAAACTATTTAGCTAGTTCCGTTATCTTTCAAGTTCCTACCGAATTAGGCAAGGGCATTCTTGTTACCACTACATATCACGGAAACCTAATGGTAGGTCCTAATGCAGAAGAAATTGATGATAAAGAGGATGTAAGTACAACAGAAGAGGCACTAGAGTATATCGTAAAAACAGCAAGATTATCAGTACCTGCTTTTAATATGAAAAAAGCAATCACATCGTTTGCTGGTAATAGGCCTGTTTCCAACAAAAAAGACTGGGTGATTGAGGAAAGTCGTGTAGGGCGCTTTATAAATTTAGTTGGTATTGATTCTCCAGGACTAACTGCTTCCCCAGCAATCGCTTTAAAAGTCATTGAAATACTTAAGAGTGCTGGTTTAAATTTTATAACTAAACCTGATTTTGAGCCAAATCGTAAGCCCATTATCAAAGTGAAAGAGGAAGCATTCAAAGGTGATATAAATGCTGCAAATCCTGATGAACATATCATTTGTAGGTGTGAGCAAGTAACAGAAGCTGAAATTGTTGATGCCTTACATAGAGACCTGCCCATAAAATCCATAGATGCCATAAAAAGACGTACCCGCGCTGGTATGGGCAGATGCCAAGGTGCATTTTGTCGTTCACGGGTAAAAGAAATTATTGCTCGGGAGCTTATGATCCCAATAGAAGAAGTAACGCAAAGAGGAAAAGACTCACCAGGTTTACCTCAAAGAGTAAAACGTGGAGACTATACAAAGTTCTAGGCTTATCTATAATTAATAGCCTTGACACTTTTCATGTCAAGGCTATTAATTATTAATTGAATGTGTTGGTAAATACAGTAACATAAAAATGCCACTTGTAAATTGAAATTTTGTACGTGGTATTAAAAAAGGAGAACAATATGAAAATTAATTTTACCAAGAAAGAATATCAAACTTTATTAGATCTGCTTTACGCAGCGGATTGGATGTTACATGCTCATTCAGAAGAAAAAGGTGACGAAACAAGTGCTTACCAAGAACTAGGACAAAAAATAATGGCAGCAGCGAACGAATTTGGTATGGAAAATCTCATAGAAAAAAATGATAAAACAGGTGAGATCTATCTTAATAAGGAGTTTACAACAAATTCTAACATTGTAAAACATCTTGAAAAGTATGAAAATGCTACTTTTTGGGAGGAGTTAATTGAAAGATTAGCAAGACGAGATTTTATAGATACCTATGGTGAAATGAATATTCTACAAATGCCGATTAATGACCGATTTGAAAAAGAGATGGTTTTTCATAAAAAATACGATGAAGAATTCGGTGAGAATGGTTTAAAAAACATTAAAATTATGTCCAAGTAATAAAGACGATAACCAGAAAGAATATAACTATATTTTCTGGTTATCAGAAAATTTAGTAAATGTCAATAATATTATTAAAAAAAATAAAATATTTTTTATTGGTATATAGGATTTTTAAAATTCATGTCGAATGTAATCTGAGTATAAAATTGTGGTGAAGTAAAACTGGTGTAAAACAATATTATAATTCATGAATATTGTATACATTTTACTTGTCGCATTTAGTAACATAAAGAGAAAGAAGGAGATACTTATGAGAAAAATGAAGACGATGGATGGGAATACTGCAGCAGCGTATATTTCTTATGCCTTTACAGACGTGGCGGCAATCTTTCCAATTACACCATCCTCACCTATGGCAGAAGCCGTTGATGAATGGTCAGCTCAGGGTAAGAAAAATCTTTTTGGCCAAACTGTAAAAGTTATGGAAATGCAGTCAGAGGCTGGTGCAGCTGGTGCAGTGCATGGTTCTTTGCAGGCAGGTGCGTTAACTACCACATATACGGCATCACAAGGTCTTTTGCTAATGATTCCTAACATGTATAAGGTAGCTGGAGAGTTGTTGCCAGCTGTTTTCCATGTTAGTGCTAGAGCATTGGCTACAAATGCTCTCAATATATTTGGTGATCATCAAGATGTTATGGCTGCTAGACAAACTGGCTGTGCTTTACTTGCTGAAAGTAGTGTACAAGAAGTTATGGATTTAAGCGCTGTAGCTCATTTATCAGCATTAAAAGGAAAAGTTCCTTTCATCAATTTCTTTGATGGCTTTAGAACATCCCATGAAATTCAAAAGATCGAAACCATCGAATATGATGAATTAGCAAAACTCTTAGATCAGAATGATGTTGATTCTTTCAGAAGAAATGCATTGAATCCTGATCATCCAGTTCTTCGCGGTACGGCACAAAATCCTGATATTTATTTCCAAGAAAGAGAAGTTTCTAATAAATATTATGATGCTTTACCAGAAATTGTTGAAAACTACATGGCTGAAATTAATAAAATTACAGGCAGAAATTATCACCTTTTCAACTACTATGGTGCGCCAGACGCAGACAGAATGATTATTGCTATGGGTTCCGCATGTGAAGCAATTGAAGAAACTGTAGATTATTTGAATGCAAATGGTGAAAAAGTTGGTTTGTTGAATGTTCACTTATACAGACCATTCTCTA
This window encodes:
- a CDS encoding NAD(P)/FAD-dependent oxidoreductase — translated: MYDICIIGAGTVGANIARELAKYKVRVCLLEKEEDVSCGASKANSGIVHGGYSDEPGTVKAELCVKGNRMYDQLNKELHFGYRETGSMVLGFRDEDTKTLEKLYQYGIQNGVGGLSIIDGDKVREMEPYVSKDVKAALYCANAGVTSPYEFVVALVENAVTNGVELKLNTEVTGIEKRDDYFIVSTNKGKIQASYVINAAGVYSDKIASMVGIDDFKITPRRGQYVLLDKEENYLASSVIFQVPTELGKGILVTTTYHGNLMVGPNAEEIDDKEDVSTTEEALEYIVKTARLSVPAFNMKKAITSFAGNRPVSNKKDWVIEESRVGRFINLVGIDSPGLTASPAIALKVIEILKSAGLNFITKPDFEPNRKPIIKVKEEAFKGDINAANPDEHIICRCEQVTEAEIVDALHRDLPIKSIDAIKRRTRAGMGRCQGAFCRSRVKEIIARELMIPIEEVTQRGKDSPGLPQRVKRGDYTKF